One Microbacterium trichothecenolyticum DNA window includes the following coding sequences:
- a CDS encoding response regulator transcription factor, with protein sequence MTAPRILVVDDEPNIRDLLITSLRFAGFQVRAVANGAQTISAVLEEEPDLIVLDVMLPDMNGFSVTKRLRGAGYTAPILFLTAKDETEDKIEGLNAGGDDYVTKPFSLDEIVARIQAILRRTMQADEESIIRTGELTMDQDTHDVSVGDVSIDLSPTEFKLLRYLMLNPNRVLSKAQILDHVWEYDFNGDAGIVESYISYLRRKMDPHSSEPLIQTKRGFGYMLKSGKTA encoded by the coding sequence ATGACAGCTCCTCGCATCCTCGTCGTGGACGACGAACCGAACATCCGCGACCTGCTCATCACGAGCCTGCGCTTCGCCGGTTTCCAGGTGCGAGCCGTGGCCAACGGCGCGCAGACGATCTCGGCCGTGCTCGAAGAAGAACCCGACCTCATCGTGCTCGACGTGATGCTGCCCGACATGAACGGCTTCAGCGTCACCAAGCGTCTGCGCGGCGCGGGCTACACGGCCCCGATCCTCTTTCTCACCGCGAAAGACGAGACCGAAGACAAGATCGAAGGCCTGAACGCGGGCGGTGACGACTACGTCACCAAGCCGTTCAGCCTCGACGAGATCGTCGCGCGCATCCAGGCGATTCTGCGCCGCACCATGCAGGCCGACGAGGAGTCGATCATCCGCACGGGTGAGCTCACGATGGACCAGGACACCCACGACGTCAGCGTCGGCGACGTCTCGATCGATCTCAGCCCGACCGAGTTCAAGCTCCTGCGCTATCTCATGCTCAACCCCAATCGCGTGCTGTCGAAGGCACAGATCCTCGACCACGTGTGGGAGTACGACTTCAACGGCGACGCCGGCATCGTCGAGAGCTACATCTCTTACCTCCGCCGCAAGATGGATCCGCACTCCTCCGAGCCGCTCATCCAGACCAAGCGCGGCTTCGGCTACATGCTGAAGTCGGGCAAGACGGCCTGA
- the serC gene encoding phosphoserine transaminase, which yields MSHVELPTDLLPVDGRFGCGPSKVRGAQLEALVTRGASILGTSHRQTPVKNLVASTRERLAELFRLPEGYEIILGNGGSTAFWDAASFGLIDKRSQNLVFGEFGGKFAAAAAAPWLQSPDVRRAEPGTSTVAEAVEGVDVYAWPHNETSTGVSTSVTRVRGDEGALTVIDATSAAGGIDFDVTQADVYYFAPQKNLGSDGGLWYAAVSPAAIERIERIAASGRYIPEFLSLKNAVDNSRLQQTLNTPALSTLLLLDEQLGWILDNGGLGWAAARTAESSGALYEWAEASSVATPFVSSVADRSPVVATIDFDDSIDAAAIAKNLRANGIVDTEPYRKLGRNQLRIATFVSIEPDDVRRLIGAIDYTIEHLPTA from the coding sequence ATGTCACACGTGGAACTGCCCACCGATCTCCTCCCCGTCGACGGCCGCTTCGGGTGCGGCCCCTCGAAAGTGCGCGGTGCGCAGCTGGAGGCCCTCGTCACCCGGGGGGCCTCGATCCTCGGCACCTCGCACCGCCAGACGCCGGTGAAGAACCTCGTCGCGAGCACGCGCGAGCGCCTCGCCGAGCTGTTCCGCCTGCCCGAGGGTTACGAGATCATCCTCGGCAACGGCGGCTCGACCGCGTTCTGGGATGCCGCATCCTTCGGCCTCATCGACAAGCGCAGCCAGAACCTCGTCTTCGGCGAGTTCGGCGGCAAGTTCGCCGCCGCTGCGGCCGCTCCGTGGCTGCAGAGCCCTGACGTGCGCCGCGCAGAGCCCGGCACGAGCACCGTCGCCGAGGCCGTCGAAGGGGTCGACGTGTACGCGTGGCCGCACAACGAGACCTCCACCGGCGTGTCCACCTCGGTCACCCGGGTCCGAGGCGACGAGGGGGCTCTCACGGTCATCGACGCCACGAGTGCCGCCGGCGGCATCGACTTCGATGTGACGCAGGCCGACGTCTACTACTTCGCCCCGCAGAAGAACCTCGGCTCCGACGGCGGCCTCTGGTACGCCGCCGTCTCGCCCGCGGCGATCGAACGGATCGAACGCATCGCCGCGTCGGGCCGGTACATCCCCGAGTTCCTGAGCCTGAAGAACGCCGTCGACAACTCGCGCCTGCAGCAGACGTTGAACACCCCCGCCCTGTCGACGCTCCTCCTGCTCGACGAGCAACTCGGATGGATCCTCGACAACGGAGGGCTCGGCTGGGCGGCAGCGCGCACGGCGGAGTCCTCCGGCGCCCTGTACGAGTGGGCCGAGGCCAGTTCCGTGGCGACGCCCTTCGTGTCGTCGGTCGCCGACCGCTCGCCCGTCGTCGCGACGATCGACTTCGACGACAGCATCGATGCCGCAGCCATCGCCAAGAACCTGCGCGCCAACGGCATCGTCGATACCGAGCCGTACCGCAAGCTCGGCCGCAACCAGCTGCGTATCGCGACGTTCGTCTCGATCGAGCCCGACGACGTCCGTCGTCTCATCGGCGCGATCGACTACACGATCGAGCATTTGCCGACGGCCTGA
- a CDS encoding helicase-associated domain-containing protein gives MPETSAQRALAVSLSARSDDDLAALFAERRVSPSSTWRDMFDAAEALLDGASVTRGLVALPRPAARALADASHGAPVPPPMRERLASLALVDADGIPFPHVVETMRQMAPSGIPDAATPPLADTDVDVETAAEAAFTGAASVADVLLLTLEAPLGRIGSGSLGAGERRRLVESGAVSSPAEADLLVGLAAAVGLLGTNDRAWLVSSAGREWLRLPTLERWERTARALRDALPAAFRDDAGGWIAPAQWPGATPFDPEGPERAASWARRLQRWGVIDAAGGVPPWARRLAAGGDVDVSALRDLLPPEVDRVYLQNDLTAIAPGPLAPHLDVRLRSMAARESRAQASSYRFSAASIGAAITAGETADSLRDFLTALSLTGLPQPLAYVIERTAAEHGRVRVAADPASRLTRVLTDDATLLRSMEVDQSLRSIALSRSDDELISHVSADVVFWALTDAHYPAVAVDGDGRPRALERAKLAPAPSSGADPAATYGPLLARLRAGAEDSDAAWLERELDQAVRARAVIDVTVRLPDGSARVFRLEATGLGGGRLRGRDRGADVERTLPLSHIDGVALVE, from the coding sequence GTGCCCGAGACCTCCGCACAACGCGCACTGGCGGTCTCGTTGAGCGCGCGCTCCGACGACGACCTCGCCGCCCTGTTCGCCGAGCGCCGGGTGTCACCTTCGAGCACGTGGCGTGACATGTTCGACGCCGCAGAGGCGCTCCTCGACGGCGCGTCGGTGACCCGCGGGCTCGTCGCCCTTCCCCGCCCCGCCGCCCGGGCACTCGCCGACGCCTCCCACGGCGCGCCGGTTCCCCCACCGATGCGCGAGCGCCTGGCATCCCTCGCCCTCGTCGATGCCGACGGCATCCCCTTCCCCCACGTGGTCGAGACCATGCGGCAGATGGCGCCCTCCGGCATCCCGGATGCCGCGACCCCGCCGCTCGCCGATACCGACGTCGATGTCGAAACCGCTGCCGAGGCCGCCTTCACCGGTGCCGCCTCGGTGGCCGACGTCCTACTGCTCACCCTCGAGGCCCCGCTCGGACGCATCGGTTCGGGCTCCCTGGGAGCCGGCGAGCGCCGCCGCCTGGTCGAGTCGGGAGCCGTCTCCAGCCCCGCCGAGGCGGACCTTCTGGTGGGACTCGCGGCGGCCGTCGGGCTGCTCGGCACGAACGATCGCGCCTGGTTGGTCTCGTCGGCCGGGCGCGAGTGGCTCCGGCTCCCGACGCTCGAGCGCTGGGAACGCACCGCGCGGGCCCTGCGCGACGCGCTGCCCGCCGCCTTCCGCGACGACGCGGGCGGATGGATTGCGCCCGCGCAGTGGCCCGGTGCCACGCCGTTCGATCCCGAGGGCCCCGAGCGTGCGGCCTCGTGGGCCCGGCGTCTGCAGCGATGGGGGGTGATCGACGCCGCAGGCGGTGTACCGCCCTGGGCCCGCCGTCTCGCCGCGGGCGGCGACGTCGATGTGTCGGCCCTGCGGGATCTGCTGCCGCCCGAGGTCGATCGGGTGTACCTGCAGAACGACCTCACCGCCATTGCGCCGGGCCCGCTCGCACCGCACCTCGACGTGCGCCTGCGCTCGATGGCGGCGCGCGAGTCCCGGGCGCAGGCTTCGAGCTACCGCTTCAGCGCGGCGAGCATCGGTGCCGCGATCACGGCGGGTGAGACCGCCGACTCCCTGCGCGACTTCCTCACCGCTCTGTCGCTCACCGGGCTCCCGCAGCCGCTCGCCTACGTGATCGAGCGCACCGCGGCCGAGCACGGGCGCGTGCGGGTCGCTGCCGACCCGGCATCCCGTCTCACCCGCGTCCTGACCGACGACGCCACCCTGTTGCGCTCGATGGAGGTCGATCAGTCGCTGCGATCCATCGCCCTCAGCCGTTCCGACGACGAGCTGATCTCGCACGTATCGGCCGACGTCGTGTTCTGGGCGCTCACCGACGCGCACTACCCGGCCGTCGCGGTCGACGGCGACGGCCGCCCGCGCGCCCTCGAGCGCGCCAAGCTGGCCCCCGCCCCCTCGTCCGGCGCCGATCCGGCGGCCACGTACGGCCCGCTCCTCGCGAGGCTGCGCGCCGGCGCCGAGGATTCGGATGCCGCGTGGCTCGAACGCGAGCTCGACCAGGCGGTGCGCGCCCGCGCCGTGATCGACGTGACGGTGCGACTCCCCGACGGCTCGGCCCGGGTGTTCCGTCTCGAAGCGACGGGGCTCGGCGGCGGGCGCTTGCGGGGGCGCGACCGCGGGGCCGACGTCGAACGCACCCTGCCGCTGTCGCACATCGACGGGGTCGCGCTCGTCGAATGA
- a CDS encoding HNH endonuclease: MRTLVLNAGYEPLAVVSFKRALVLVMNDKATVVERIEEDPVWAAAGTYDRPAVIILTRYVRVPGARHVPVTRRGVLRRDAHRCAYCGKAASTIDHVLPRSRGGKDTWENLVACCLTCNNVKGDRTPQEMRWELRLIPAPPRGSSWTVRGVDKSDPRWEPYLALAA, encoded by the coding sequence ATGCGCACACTGGTGTTGAACGCGGGATACGAGCCCCTGGCGGTCGTGTCGTTCAAACGAGCCCTCGTGCTCGTGATGAACGACAAGGCCACGGTCGTCGAACGCATCGAGGAAGACCCGGTCTGGGCTGCGGCGGGGACGTATGATCGGCCCGCCGTCATCATCTTGACCCGCTACGTGCGGGTTCCGGGCGCTCGTCATGTTCCGGTCACGCGCCGCGGTGTCCTGCGCCGCGACGCGCACCGGTGCGCATACTGCGGCAAGGCGGCCTCGACCATCGACCACGTGCTGCCGCGCTCACGCGGGGGCAAGGACACGTGGGAGAACCTCGTCGCCTGCTGCCTGACCTGCAACAACGTCAAGGGCGACCGCACCCCGCAGGAGATGCGGTGGGAGCTTCGGCTGATACCCGCGCCACCGAGGGGGTCGTCGTGGACGGTGCGCGGCGTCGACAAGAGCGACCCGCGGTGGGAGCCTTACCTGGCGCTGGCCGCGTAA
- a CDS encoding DNA repair helicase XPB, whose product MADGPLIVQSDRTVLLEVAHPQAETARHELAVFAELERAPEHIHTYRITRLGLWNARAAGHDADQMLDTLDKWSRFPVPASVSTDIRETVNRYGRLVIERNDDKELVLRSTDAAVLGEVSRNKRIAPLLIGHPSPDSYLIDAWARGHIKQELLKIGWPAEDLAGYTPGTPHPIDLAEDGWSLRPYQRQAVDSFSEGGSGVVVLPCGAGKTLVGAGAMADTRTTTLILVTNTVSARQWRDELLRRTTLTPEEIGEYSGQVKEIKPVTIATYQILTAKRKGQYAHLALLDALDWGLVLYDEVHLLPAPVFKLTADLQARRRLGLTATLVREDGREGDVFSLIGPKRFDAPWKEIEAQGFISPAACYEVRIDLPADERLEYAAAADEDRYRLAATAPAKIDVTRRLVQRHPGERVLVIGQYLDQIDELAQALDAPQITGATPIPEREELFQGFRDGRIPLLVVSKVANFSVDLPEASVAIQVSGSFGSRQEEAQRLGRLLRPKQSNHTASFYTLIARDTVDQDFAQNRQRFLAEQGYAYTILDAEGIDAAAA is encoded by the coding sequence ATGGCTGACGGCCCCCTCATCGTGCAGAGCGACCGCACCGTACTCCTCGAGGTCGCGCACCCGCAAGCGGAGACGGCGCGGCACGAGCTCGCGGTCTTCGCCGAGCTCGAGCGCGCACCCGAGCACATCCACACGTACCGCATCACCCGCCTCGGCCTGTGGAACGCCCGCGCGGCCGGGCACGACGCCGACCAGATGCTCGACACGCTCGACAAGTGGTCGCGCTTCCCGGTACCCGCGTCGGTGAGCACCGACATCCGCGAGACGGTCAACCGGTACGGCCGCCTCGTGATCGAACGCAACGACGACAAAGAACTCGTGCTGCGCTCGACCGATGCGGCGGTCCTCGGTGAGGTGTCGCGCAACAAGCGCATCGCCCCGCTGCTGATCGGTCACCCCAGTCCCGACAGCTACCTGATCGACGCGTGGGCCCGCGGGCACATCAAGCAGGAGCTGCTGAAGATCGGCTGGCCCGCCGAAGACCTCGCCGGCTACACCCCCGGCACCCCCCACCCGATCGACCTCGCCGAAGACGGCTGGAGCCTGCGCCCGTATCAGCGCCAGGCGGTGGACTCCTTCTCCGAGGGCGGCTCGGGCGTCGTGGTGCTCCCCTGCGGTGCGGGCAAGACGCTCGTCGGCGCCGGCGCCATGGCCGATACCCGCACGACCACCCTGATCCTCGTCACCAACACCGTCAGCGCGCGTCAGTGGCGCGACGAGCTCCTGCGCCGCACCACGCTCACGCCCGAGGAGATCGGCGAGTACTCCGGGCAGGTCAAAGAGATCAAGCCCGTCACCATCGCGACGTACCAGATCCTCACCGCCAAGCGGAAAGGCCAGTACGCCCACCTCGCCCTGCTCGACGCGCTCGACTGGGGCCTGGTGCTCTACGACGAGGTGCACCTGCTGCCGGCTCCGGTGTTCAAGCTCACCGCCGACCTGCAGGCGCGGCGTCGACTCGGGCTGACCGCGACACTGGTGCGCGAGGACGGCCGCGAGGGCGATGTCTTCAGCCTCATCGGCCCGAAGCGCTTCGACGCGCCCTGGAAAGAGATCGAGGCCCAGGGCTTCATCTCACCCGCGGCCTGCTACGAGGTGCGCATCGACCTCCCGGCCGACGAGCGCCTCGAGTACGCCGCAGCTGCCGACGAGGATCGCTACCGCCTCGCCGCCACGGCCCCCGCGAAGATCGACGTCACCCGCCGCCTGGTGCAGCGGCATCCGGGTGAACGCGTTCTCGTCATCGGGCAGTACCTCGATCAGATCGACGAGCTCGCCCAGGCACTCGACGCCCCGCAGATCACCGGGGCGACGCCCATCCCCGAGCGCGAGGAACTCTTCCAGGGTTTCCGCGACGGCAGAATCCCGCTGCTGGTGGTCTCGAAGGTCGCCAACTTCTCGGTCGACCTGCCCGAGGCTTCCGTCGCCATCCAGGTGTCGGGCTCGTTCGGTTCTCGCCAAGAAGAGGCGCAGCGTCTCGGGCGCCTGCTGCGCCCCAAGCAGTCGAACCACACGGCGAGCTTCTACACCCTCATCGCGCGCGACACGGTCGACCAGGATTTCGCGCAGAACCGCCAGCGCTTCCTCGCCGAACAGGGCTACGCCTACACGATCCTCGATGCCGAGGGGATCGACGCCGCAGCCGCGTGA
- a CDS encoding multidrug ABC transporter ATPase → MSTRTPRDHTPSDDVPVRRLDRILAFMSMGLLALAIVCFFAVIIGSSSGADMRTGVWPTVGVLTYFAPPVAFACLLAVLIMSFVRRARANKAR, encoded by the coding sequence ATGAGCACCCGCACCCCCCGCGACCACACGCCGAGCGACGACGTCCCCGTCCGTCGGCTCGACCGCATCCTCGCATTCATGTCGATGGGACTGCTGGCGCTCGCGATCGTGTGCTTCTTCGCGGTCATCATCGGCTCCAGCTCCGGCGCCGACATGCGAACCGGCGTCTGGCCCACGGTCGGAGTGCTGACCTATTTCGCTCCCCCGGTGGCCTTCGCCTGCCTCCTGGCCGTGCTCATCATGAGCTTCGTCCGAAGGGCCCGGGCGAACAAGGCCCGCTGA
- a CDS encoding metal-dependent transcriptional regulator: MTDLIDTTEMYLRTILELEEEKIVPLRARISERLGHSGPTVSQTVGRMERDGLVVVSEDRRLELTDAGRQKAVDVMRKHRLAERLLSDVIGLDWAYVHDEACRWEHVMSEQVERRLVELLGHPTESPYGNPIPGLDQLGDTASSTFEDGVIGLVRKLTDAGRPISGTVRRLAEPAQVDPELLQQLKAAGVLPGARGDYRFNEGYVLVQMEGVDDGLELPVEVASHIFLVAED, encoded by the coding sequence ATGACCGATCTCATCGACACCACCGAGATGTACCTGCGCACGATCCTCGAACTCGAGGAAGAGAAGATCGTGCCGCTGCGTGCACGGATCTCGGAGCGCCTGGGGCACTCCGGGCCCACCGTCTCGCAGACCGTGGGACGCATGGAGCGCGACGGTCTCGTCGTCGTGTCAGAAGACCGCCGCCTCGAACTGACCGATGCCGGACGGCAGAAGGCCGTCGACGTCATGCGCAAGCACCGTCTCGCGGAGCGGCTGCTCAGCGATGTCATCGGGCTCGATTGGGCCTACGTGCACGACGAGGCCTGCCGCTGGGAGCACGTCATGAGCGAGCAGGTCGAGCGGCGGCTGGTGGAACTGCTGGGGCACCCGACCGAGTCGCCCTACGGCAACCCGATCCCGGGCCTCGATCAGCTGGGCGACACGGCGAGCTCGACCTTCGAAGACGGCGTGATCGGACTCGTCCGCAAGCTCACCGACGCCGGCCGCCCCATCTCGGGAACCGTACGCCGCCTGGCCGAGCCCGCACAGGTCGATCCCGAGCTGCTGCAGCAGCTCAAAGCGGCCGGTGTCCTCCCCGGTGCGCGCGGCGATTACCGCTTCAACGAGGGTTACGTGCTCGTGCAGATGGAGGGTGTCGACGACGGTCTCGAGCTGCCCGTCGAGGTGGCGTCGCACATTTTCCTGGTCGCCGAGGACTGA
- a CDS encoding cold-shock protein: protein MPTGKVRFYDDEKGFGFITTDDGQDVFLHATALPAGTPAPKAGTRLEFGVADGKRGLQALSVRVLDAPVSLSKRSRKPADDMAIIVEDLVKLLDGIGGDLRRGRYPSGAHAQKIAAVLRKVADDFEA, encoded by the coding sequence ATGCCCACCGGCAAGGTCAGGTTCTACGACGACGAGAAGGGCTTCGGCTTCATCACGACCGATGACGGCCAGGACGTGTTCCTGCACGCCACAGCCCTGCCCGCCGGGACCCCCGCGCCCAAGGCCGGCACCCGCCTGGAGTTCGGCGTCGCCGACGGCAAGCGCGGCCTGCAGGCACTGTCCGTGCGGGTGCTCGATGCCCCGGTGAGCCTGTCGAAGCGGTCGCGTAAGCCCGCCGACGACATGGCGATCATCGTGGAAGACCTCGTGAAGCTGCTCGACGGCATCGGTGGCGATCTGCGCCGCGGCCGCTACCCCAGCGGCGCCCACGCACAGAAGATCGCCGCGGTGCTGCGCAAGGTCGCCGATGACTTCGAAGCCTGA
- a CDS encoding SpoIIE family protein phosphatase, which yields MTSHPVDAPSTAVRSGLLDSPPEERFDRITRLARELFDVDYALVNVIDGDEAYTKSQPDGPRIGRTPLRDVFCGETVKQDGVFEITDAASDPRFRDSASVVDYGIRFYAGIPLRTGEGDAIATLCLLDTDERELDDHQRRALERLGRWAQAEVRASGGLTTTEPATTAGVREDSLTTEGMRLASLAIPHGLVSGDRSGWQHVGGRVVVTLADAMGKGETAGEVAETLLQALQSRRDDEPAEAMLAAEKVVFGDERNPDTFATVFHAVVDAGSGLIDYVDAGHGLTLVLRADGTDERLSSHNLPLGLRPADVGWEAGRTRVGRGDLIVSVSDGALDAYDSTLASLRMIGDDLRAAAGTDDFFDELALKVSTHQVDDDVTAVVLAVS from the coding sequence ATGACGTCCCACCCCGTCGACGCCCCGTCCACCGCCGTGCGCTCGGGTCTGCTCGATTCACCGCCCGAGGAACGCTTCGATCGCATCACGCGTCTCGCGCGGGAACTGTTCGACGTCGATTACGCGCTCGTGAACGTCATCGACGGCGACGAGGCGTACACCAAGTCGCAGCCGGACGGCCCGCGCATCGGACGAACGCCGCTGCGCGACGTGTTCTGCGGCGAGACGGTGAAGCAAGACGGTGTCTTCGAGATCACCGATGCGGCATCCGACCCACGCTTCCGCGACTCCGCGTCGGTGGTGGATTACGGCATCCGGTTCTATGCGGGGATTCCGTTGCGCACCGGCGAGGGGGATGCCATCGCCACCCTGTGCCTGCTCGACACCGACGAGCGCGAGCTCGACGACCATCAGCGACGGGCCCTCGAACGTCTCGGACGGTGGGCTCAAGCCGAGGTCCGCGCCAGCGGCGGCCTCACCACCACGGAGCCGGCGACCACGGCGGGAGTGCGCGAGGACAGCCTCACCACGGAGGGTATGCGCCTGGCATCACTGGCCATTCCGCACGGTCTCGTCAGCGGCGACCGCAGCGGGTGGCAGCACGTCGGCGGGCGCGTGGTGGTGACGCTCGCGGACGCCATGGGCAAAGGCGAAACAGCGGGAGAGGTCGCCGAGACCCTGCTGCAGGCGCTGCAGTCCCGTCGCGACGATGAGCCCGCCGAGGCGATGCTCGCGGCAGAGAAGGTGGTGTTCGGTGACGAGCGTAACCCGGACACCTTCGCGACGGTGTTCCATGCCGTGGTCGACGCCGGTTCCGGGCTGATCGACTACGTGGATGCCGGGCACGGGCTGACGCTCGTGCTGCGCGCCGACGGTACCGACGAACGCTTGAGCTCGCACAATCTCCCGCTCGGCCTGCGTCCCGCCGACGTGGGATGGGAGGCCGGCCGCACCCGGGTCGGGCGGGGCGACCTGATCGTGAGCGTCTCGGACGGTGCGCTCGACGCCTACGACTCCACGTTGGCGAGCCTGCGAATGATCGGTGACGACCTGCGCGCCGCTGCCGGCACCGATGACTTCTTCGACGAGCTCGCGTTGAAGGTCTCGACGCATCAGGTCGACGACGACGTCACCGCCGTCGTGCTCGCGGTCAGCTGA
- a CDS encoding M23 family metallopeptidase — translation MVAGLVATVAIPAYAATMPAPETMTLQEVSAPDNQSLVVASDAAAETLDRSSYSATTAEEIQQKKDREAAAAAAAERARQLASSAGASVSSINLNMTAPGSGEVRWPLTSYVLGRGLWDSGYHQGVDLLAPGGQPIFAAAAGVVSTSSESFGGYGVGIVIEHVINGQKVSTTYGHMTYGSRQVQAGQTVAAGQLIGLVGSTGSSTANHLHFEVHINGSVVDPYAWLQQNAG, via the coding sequence ATGGTCGCCGGTCTCGTCGCGACCGTGGCGATTCCGGCGTATGCCGCGACCATGCCCGCGCCCGAGACGATGACCCTGCAAGAGGTCTCGGCCCCTGACAACCAGTCGCTGGTCGTCGCCTCCGACGCCGCGGCCGAGACGCTCGACCGCAGCAGCTACTCGGCGACGACGGCCGAAGAGATCCAGCAGAAGAAGGATCGCGAGGCCGCCGCTGCCGCCGCGGCCGAGCGTGCGCGCCAGTTGGCCTCGAGCGCCGGCGCCTCGGTGTCGTCGATCAATCTCAACATGACCGCACCGGGCTCCGGCGAGGTCCGGTGGCCGCTCACGAGCTACGTGCTCGGCCGTGGCCTCTGGGACTCGGGCTACCACCAGGGCGTCGACCTGCTCGCGCCGGGCGGGCAGCCCATCTTCGCCGCCGCCGCCGGCGTCGTCAGCACCTCGTCCGAGAGCTTCGGCGGATATGGCGTGGGCATCGTCATCGAGCACGTGATCAACGGCCAGAAGGTGTCGACCACGTACGGCCACATGACCTACGGCAGCCGTCAGGTGCAGGCCGGGCAGACCGTGGCCGCGGGGCAGTTGATCGGCCTCGTCGGCTCGACCGGGAGCTCGACCGCGAACCACCTGCACTTCGAGGTGCACATCAACGGCTCCGTCGTCGATCCGTACGCCTGGTTGCAGCAGAACGCCGGCTGA
- a CDS encoding DUF3027 domain-containing protein — protein MTSKPERAVDERLIGAHDLALAALHEITPADGIGPAAGYVAEDDGVVSLRFHTRLAGYPGWFWTVSVAVVDDAEPTVLEVELLPGDGALLAPDWVPWATRLAEYQAAQAAAAHADDESDDDFDDDGLDEDDLDDDGETDDDLDDDDEAEQPKARFHAGDLDGVDIDELDGDSDEDDSDDDDEDVHGGDDRSY, from the coding sequence ATGACTTCGAAGCCTGAGCGGGCCGTCGACGAGCGGTTGATCGGCGCCCACGACCTCGCCCTCGCGGCGCTGCACGAGATCACTCCCGCCGACGGGATCGGTCCCGCGGCGGGATACGTCGCAGAAGACGACGGTGTCGTCTCGCTGCGTTTCCACACGCGCTTGGCCGGGTATCCCGGATGGTTCTGGACGGTGAGCGTCGCCGTGGTCGACGACGCCGAGCCCACCGTGCTCGAGGTCGAGTTGCTGCCGGGCGACGGCGCGCTGCTCGCGCCCGACTGGGTGCCGTGGGCCACACGTCTGGCCGAGTACCAGGCGGCACAGGCCGCCGCCGCCCACGCCGACGACGAGTCCGACGACGACTTCGACGATGACGGTCTCGACGAGGACGACCTCGACGACGACGGCGAGACCGATGACGACCTCGACGACGACGACGAGGCGGAGCAGCCGAAGGCGCGCTTCCACGCCGGCGACCTCGACGGTGTGGACATCGACGAGCTCGACGGCGACTCGGACGAGGACGACTCGGACGATGACGACGAAGACGTGCACGGCGGCGACGACCGCAGCTACTGA